A stretch of the Gossypium hirsutum isolate 1008001.06 chromosome D07, Gossypium_hirsutum_v2.1, whole genome shotgun sequence genome encodes the following:
- the LOC121219237 gene encoding transcription factor MYB1 isoform X1, with the protein MGRSPSCPKEGLNKGAWTALEDKLLASYIKAHGEGKWSDLSRRAGLKRCGKSCRLRWLNYLRPDIKRGNISRDEEELIIRLHNLLGNRWSLIAGRLPGRTDNEIKNYWNTVLRKRAKGQASIGTPPSKSTHKMLSTESGDCEPLRSPRATKAKIKVILTKATRSSSKVRIPTQLPAAQHTDKLRDGQLNSTNNNQEMSGNIATVEAHNGTQVLDSLYSDGGGTDLLNEQLKERDVEFEENPMQPLAFDEAMFKNWTVNPCLNGNDAMDFDSLALLLETDEFSFCRNINFQT; encoded by the exons ATGGGGAGGAGTCCATCTTGCCCCAAGGAAGGACTCAACAAAGGAGCTTGGACTGCATTGGAGGATAAATTACTTGCATCATATATTAAAGCTCATGGGGAAGGCAAATGGAGCGACCTCTCCAGGAGAgctg GTTTGAAAAGATGTGGCAAAAGTTGCAGACTTAGATGGCTGAATTATCTTAGACCAGATATCAAAAGAGGCAACATCTCCCGTGATGAAGAAGAACTCATTATCAGACTCCATAATCTTCTTGGAAACAG GTGGTCGTTAATAGCTGGAAGGTTACCGGGGCGAACAGATAACGAAATCAAGAACTACTGGAACACTGTTTTGAGAAAGAGAGCCAAAGGTCAAGCATCCATTGGAACTCCTCCAAGCAAATCTACACATAAAATGCTATCAACCGAGTCTGGAGACTGTGAACCCTTGCGTTCGCCCCGGGCTACGAAAGCAAAAATCAAAGTGATTCTAACTAAAGCCACTAGGTCCAGCAGCAAGGTCAGGATCCCAACACAGCTACCTGCAGCTCAACATACTGATAAGCTTCGAGATGGTCAGCTTAACTCAACAAATAATAATCAAGAAATGAGTGGAAATATTGCAACAGTGGAAGCTCACAATGGAACCCAAGTGCTTGATTCGTTGTACAGTGATGGTGGCGGCACAGATTTGTTAAATGAGCAGCTAAAGGAAAGGGATGTTGAATTTGAGGAGAACCCTATGCAACCCTTAGCCTTTGATGAGGCAATGTTTAAGAATTGGACCGTAAATCCTTGTCTTAATGGCAATGACGCCATGGATTTTGATTCTTTGGCCCTTTTGCTCGAGACGGATGAATTTAGCTTTTGTAGGAATATCAATTTCCAAACATAG
- the LOC121219237 gene encoding transcription factor MYB123 isoform X2, whose product MGRSPSCPKEGLNKGAWTALEDKLLASYIKAHGEGKWSDLSRRAGLKRCGKSCRLRWLNYLRPDIKRGNISRDEEELIIRLHNLLGNRWSLIAGRLPGRTDNEIKNYWNTVLRKRAKGQASIGTPPSKSTQLPAAQHTDKLRDGQLNSTNNNQEMSGNIATVEAHNGTQVLDSLYSDGGGTDLLNEQLKERDVEFEENPMQPLAFDEAMFKNWTVNPCLNGNDAMDFDSLALLLETDEFSFCRNINFQT is encoded by the exons ATGGGGAGGAGTCCATCTTGCCCCAAGGAAGGACTCAACAAAGGAGCTTGGACTGCATTGGAGGATAAATTACTTGCATCATATATTAAAGCTCATGGGGAAGGCAAATGGAGCGACCTCTCCAGGAGAgctg GTTTGAAAAGATGTGGCAAAAGTTGCAGACTTAGATGGCTGAATTATCTTAGACCAGATATCAAAAGAGGCAACATCTCCCGTGATGAAGAAGAACTCATTATCAGACTCCATAATCTTCTTGGAAACAG GTGGTCGTTAATAGCTGGAAGGTTACCGGGGCGAACAGATAACGAAATCAAGAACTACTGGAACACTGTTTTGAGAAAGAGAGCCAAAGGTCAAGCATCCATTGGAACTCCTCCAAGCAAATCTACAC AGCTACCTGCAGCTCAACATACTGATAAGCTTCGAGATGGTCAGCTTAACTCAACAAATAATAATCAAGAAATGAGTGGAAATATTGCAACAGTGGAAGCTCACAATGGAACCCAAGTGCTTGATTCGTTGTACAGTGATGGTGGCGGCACAGATTTGTTAAATGAGCAGCTAAAGGAAAGGGATGTTGAATTTGAGGAGAACCCTATGCAACCCTTAGCCTTTGATGAGGCAATGTTTAAGAATTGGACCGTAAATCCTTGTCTTAATGGCAATGACGCCATGGATTTTGATTCTTTGGCCCTTTTGCTCGAGACGGATGAATTTAGCTTTTGTAGGAATATCAATTTCCAAACATAG